The Saccharothrix variisporea genome has a segment encoding these proteins:
- a CDS encoding nuclear transport factor 2 family protein: protein MTASKSLRALREAIVLEHLEAENEREFETAVGVFDRPRWEVVATGEVLEGRAALVGYYERVPGSYSRVDALHHAEGAVVVELRVDGAAGAARSSVFFLFDGARLVGKRVYAVAQQAAPQAAPRAAQQEKSRHPVAGMAAPLLSDGNRT, encoded by the coding sequence GTGACCGCGTCCAAGTCGCTCCGGGCCCTGCGCGAGGCGATCGTGCTGGAGCACCTGGAAGCGGAGAACGAGCGGGAGTTCGAGACCGCCGTGGGGGTGTTCGACCGGCCCCGGTGGGAGGTCGTGGCCACCGGCGAGGTGCTGGAGGGGCGGGCCGCCCTGGTCGGGTACTACGAGCGGGTCCCCGGGTCGTACAGCCGGGTCGACGCGCTGCACCACGCCGAGGGGGCCGTCGTCGTCGAGCTGCGGGTGGACGGGGCCGCAGGGGCGGCGCGCAGCAGCGTGTTCTTCCTGTTCGACGGCGCTCGGCTGGTCGGGAAGCGGGTCTACGCCGTGGCCCAGCAGGCGGCACCGCAGGCGGCACCGCGGGCGGCGCAGCAAGAGAAGAGCCGCCACCCCGTTGCCGGGATGGCGGCTCCACTGCTATCCGATGGAAATCGGA